AAAAGCGACTGGCGTAATTTGCATATATCACCTGGGTCGTAAAAAGGACCGGCACCTTCAATATGCCCTCTCGCAACATCCGATTGTAAATGGGATGCGTGCCCTTCAAATGTGGCCTGTCCTGGAGAATATACTTCTTGACGGCCTCAAACACCGGTATACTTTCTTCCTTGTTTTCGCTGTGTAAGTACTGCGGGTATCCCTTTCCATAATATAGGTTGGCGTTGATTGTGCGGAGGAACTTGTCCTCGTGCCGGAGATGTGTATGCGGGCCTTCCATGGTTGTCATTGAAGTGGGCGGTTTGGTGTCTTCTTTTTCGCGGTATAAATAGGAAAAGCCGCACTTTTGGTTGGGAATTGCATACCCGGTTGTTCTGAAGACGTGCTGTTGGAAGTTGCAATTGACCCTGTGTTCTGTTCTAAGATGTTGATTAATGTGTGACTTTGAGGCATGATTGAAGCAAAGCTTGCAAACATTTAACTTAGATTCTTTGACGCCTGGTATCTCGGAGCCATTGGTAGAATAATGTTGTAACaaacaattcatttaaaaatCTCCGTAATGCGCAAAAAGCTACAATCTTTGTGTATACTAATAAGTCTTATATACtatgataaaattgaattagtTCGGCTATCTGACACTAATGGACATTAATAAAAGCAATAGTACTCAACTGTTTTGtaattaatcaattaatgTCGAATAAACCATAGAAGTATGAATGATTTACAAAGAGTATTTTAAGGTATCAGATGATTATGCAACTATAAActtttgaagataatgagaGGTAGATCTTTAAAGCCAATATCTAACTATCAGAAAGAGATAAATTGAAGGTACTGTActcttatatatatttttttttattcgGTTTTATATATGTTTATAAATGATTACGTATGTTTTATGTTAAGTATGTGATTATGTAAATTATAGGTATTATTGTTAAGctttgtttatttgttttgatttaatatacCACGACGTCATGGTCCTCTGAAAAGTAAACAAAAACAGTTTACACTATTAGTATGGGGTTAACTATGGGAAAAACTCGAAATCTTCAAGTGCAGGGGATAGTCAGTACATCATTTTTGTCGACTACTtaactttttcttttaaaaattcacTTTATTAAATCTTTACTCTTGCCCCAACTCGCTACATGCAATCAAGATCCCATATATTTGCGTTGGTAATCTCCGGATGCATCACACGGACATCTGCATTAAAATCACCACCGTTCCAACCCTTCAAACAGAATGATGCCATCTGCCGTTTATTAGCTTCTTGCACGCTATTGTCACATGGTTCTGAAAACATACTACCTGTCCCTTTAGTATAACACTTCTTTTTGCCGGAACTAGTCCATGAGGCTACAGCACATGTCCAGTTTAATCCATCTACCTCGACCCACTTAATGTAGCCCTTACATTCTGGGCCTGATGAACCAATTATCATATCTGCTATCGCTGTCCCCAAAGATGCAAAGCCGGTAATGTTATCAATGAAGGAAGCTTTAGTGTCATACCAGTTCTCTATTAGCCATACACGAGCGGTCTCTAACCTATACTTGGTTACAAAACTATACTTCTTTAGTCTCGTCGGTGTTACCCATACTGGTAGATCAGCCGCTCTTTTTACCACACCTGTTGCGTCAGCACTGTAATTAGTCAAGATtctatcaaaatcttcGAACCCAAATGCTAGAGCATTAAAATTCTCatttcttttcttattGTTGATCGCACTAATAAACTCCTGAGATATTTCTAACTGATTAAATAATGTATCTGGCATTCTATTACCATTACCGGACCGGAGATATTCATGTGCTTCTGACGGTATGTTACTTATTAACATGGTCACTTTAGCAGTTGCGTTAAGTTTTTCTAACTCGGCCTTCAGGGGGAATGTTTCAGCTAACCCTACGCTGAGACATAACAAAAATAACCCGACGAATGATTTTAACATTATGATTATCTTTGACAGATTTTCAGGTGATATGTCTATTGTAGAATACACGGGCGAAATTGAACCAATTATCTTCAGTGATAATTTCtcataaaaatttaaaaaagaaaaattaaagttCCGTAGAAAGTCAGGTTAGCAGACTATGTAACAAAGCtatgtattttattttttgttaGAGGGGCGTGTACCagctttttattttattttttgttaGAGGGGCGTGTACCagctttttattttattctcGAAAATAGTGCTTCCATACATTCTAACAGTGTGACAGGCTTTTACGAGTGCGACTTCACATGGATAATTAGCTGTAACATGCAATttacaataattttatccaCTCTTTCAATCTCGCACCTATTTCGGTTAACCACGGTGGCAAGCTCAGGATATGGAGGAGCGTGATGATAATCATCGATAACTTGGTATGTGCGGCTCGAAAGCGACACATGTCATTGCCGAATAGCACAAGCAACTGGCGCTTATGCCGCGAATACTGCGGGACGTCAATGCACTCGGTAAACGATGTCATGCCGTCGTTGAGGCCCTAATCGTCCACCGAGTACTCCAACTCCTGTTCCACCATTGATTGAGCAACATGGAGCAAACTGATAATTGTGTTATGAGCgtctttattaattttctgCTTCTAATTGTAGAGGACAATCCAAAGAGCATAACTTTCAAGCGGTCTTCCAATTACaacaattattcaaattatgtTTCTTCGAATTTAATCATTCATATTCTTAGAGACCGCATGATGTCCGTCTTGAAGATCATCTTATATTGGCTTAATTCTTGCTCgtatattcaatattatgaTGCAAGATTAGTACCAAGAAATTTGGCTGTAGCCGTTTACGAGTGCGCATTGTAGCttaaaaatttaatgcAAATCAAAATCGTTTGATCTCATGCAGGCATAGACATTTGGCAATGTGGCGCCTGACTTATAAGAGCGCATCAGGAAGGGCAAATCTCGCATTAACTTATTACATCTATTCAGATGAATTGCttaataatgtattttgaagtaaattTACTTTCGCTTATGAACGTTTTTGAACAACCCCCTAATCGGATTTTATTTATCGTTTAGTCTTTGACGCTACTGATAACCCTATAAAGTCAAATTTCAATCCCGAACACTTATGGTTGCAAGTACATGCCTGTACGTTCAATTCAATTACCAAAACGAATTGAATAACTTACGAACTAACGTAACATTTCAAGCATTGCATATAACAATATTACATAATCAAATgtgaaaatttttctgCGTGTGTAACAAGGAAATGAGCTTATGCAAGACTGGTCCAAATGGCGGAACCGGAGCACATGGGTAGCGTTGACTGATGTATGATAATTGGCAATCGTTCCGTAATGCCGTGTGGAAGTGGACACCAAGTGTCCCAGGGCTAGTACAATGGTTTCGTATACCTGGCGGTACATATCGAGTTCTACATAGTTAATTGACTAGATGGCATGACGATCCTACATATGGTAGCCTGCAAGACATCAGAAACAACAACTTACAAGTTATAGTTATGTCAATAAAAGTTTTTCCATTTTACGACGTTGTAGGTTTGCACACGTTAATTTTGAGTCTCAAGTTGAAAATTCATGTGTTATGGCGTTGAATGGTCACAAGTTCGTAAGCACAAGAGCATTAGTGGAAGCTCAGCAGCAAATAAGatagatataaataaaatcttcCAATAGAGAGGACAACCAAACGACTTCGTTCCTAATGTGCAATTACAAGAAAGTGTGCCTTACTAAAATTCTTCGATAACGTAATACAATCTTACCTTCTCTTTTGGTACCAGTTTACACACATTTACGACATTGCACCCAAACGGGTGTGTTCCTTAACTTAACTATGGGAAAAAACGCGCAATCTCCAAGTGCAGGGGATAGTATCCATctattgtatttttcacAAACAGATATCATACCATGCTATACAGACAGACAGAAATCCACTTATCAGATATACCAGAGTTTGTAGTTTTCtcattaaaatattctgtGGTACTTTAATGCCAACACACAGTTTTAGGTTGTTagattttattgaagaaaattacAATCTGGAATTTTATTCTGCAACATCTTGTTTTATGCTACCTCATACTTACAGACCATGCCTTCCGTTTAAGCGCTttgatttgtttcttctgaTGATCTAAGAAGGGCTCTTTGCTTTaaccttttcaaattaagaaaaatcatcattttaataatgttcTTTACTGGTGTTTTCCGTTCCTAATGACTGAGGTTCTAGGACTTCAGTTTATAGATACAAAGAGGAATATAGTTTTTCGCGGAGGAACAATAGTATGTACTTATACTTATAATAAACTGATAACATTACCAATAGCACGAAGCTTATATCAAGAGGATattctattattgtttCAAAGATCGTATTTTTTTACATAACTATGTACGATATTATGAGCTCAGGTTAATTGAGCAGTTGAAACAAAACGaaaaaaaacaaagaaaatggGAGAAGCTACAAGAAAGATGTACCagatatttatttgttgatattggAAGTGGTATTGTACAAcaagaagatatatatgCACTTTTTATGACAATGATTACTAAGTTCATTAAGATTGGGTATAAGAGACTGGCAACAGATCATGGTACAATTTGTCAAAAAGAATGTTTCTAGCAGCAAATTAAGCTCATCCTTTATCTCTAGATTTTTGGAAATGCAGGAAGAGCATGGATCAAGTGTAGCACTTAATAGTACAAGAAAACTAGCAGAGAAGACCAGCAATTAATGTCCGAGCGGTAGCACGCAATAATTAATCTTCCAACATCGGTTAAGgaaatagataatttcaaGACTAACATTAGAGCGTAAAGAAATCTTTTAGCGTCCATAAAAACTTTTTCTTGCTTATTTAATACAACAATAATACTCTATGTAAGTACTTGTTTGTTTACTTTTTTTGGTTTATGGCTCCTCAAAAGTAAACAAAACCAGGCTTCCAGGTTTTGTATGGGCTTGTCGAGCTTCCAACCAATTGCAGGAGACTAATTATATCTAGCTTCCAGCAAATTTAGATTTTGCCCGTAGTTTATGACCGTTGATATAGAACAAAACTGGAATAAGAATCATTAAGAGTGAAATAAATCCCAATACAGTACAACCCCATGCAACAGGAtaagatgaatttgataggttattaaataatggCCTAGCAAATAAAGGAAAACACCCTGCAATGACAGATCTAAACATGTCATTGCTAGCAAACACTGATGCGACATAGCGAGGAAAAGACACCCCTAAATACTGAAGTAGcgattgaaaatttaataacGCGCTCattccaaatataatagCACCAAATATTGGACCAACCCAGTGATAGTCAGACCTTGATGTCCAACCAAATACGAATATTCCAAGTGGCATTAGCACACTACCAattatagaagaaaataaaaatatttctggCTTAACACTTTTATCAGCTAGGAGGTATTTTGTGAAAGTATGATATATAATCGTCAGATATGCTATTGCTCCTAATAATGAACCAACCATGATAGTAAAATAAGTTGTCCCTGTTTGAACCAATGTAAATTTGTAGGTTTGTGTAAAAACTATTGGAAAAGCTTCGTACCAAATGTATATTACAGAGTAAAccattgaaatataaatgtTAATCAAGAGAACAACTGGCTCAAGTAGAGTCACTTCAAAGGGTCTCCATAGAATTTCCACAactaattcttttttagTATGTGCATTATTCTCGATTTCACCTTtgctaataatatttttattgccAGTTATTTCTCTCAATATCTTCGCCTTTCTAAACAATATTGTTTTATCGTAAGTCTCTGGTAGAAACAATGATAATACAATCAAACAAATCCCTGATAATATAAGCGAAAACCAGAAAGTCCATCTCCAACCATCTTTCACAACCAAAATTGAGCCAAAGAATGGTCCTAAAGAAATACCGCAGAAGCAACTAAAACCCCATATTGCAAGTCCATGTGGCATGTATGGCAAGTATAATATATCAGCAATCGATGCGCCCCCTGTTGCGAGAGCAGGGGACGCAAATATCCCACAAAGAAATCTCAATATGCTTAAGCTCGTTATATCTTTTGCTAAGGCAACAGGAATTTGAAGAACAcaataaagaaatagagtaacaatataaatagaagTTCTTCCAAATACTGCATTTTCTGACAAAGGCGAAAAAATCATAGGCCCAATCCCATACCCAATAACAAACATAGTCAAGGGTAGTATTGCCAATACATAAGAAGTATTTAAATCTAACATAAGTTGATCAATTCCTGGCGTATAAATGGCAGACCCTAAATAGACGAAGCAACTTAAAAAGCAAACTTGCAGAATAATCgcaattttatattttaatggCCAGTTTTTAGGGTTCTGCGGATCTGTCAAACTTTCCCAATCTACAATGATCAAATCATTGCATCCTAGTTTGGATGAGCTGAGAGTAGCTTCATTAGCTTCATCTTTGATACTTACCGGATCTATATTATCTTTTTTAAcaccttcttcattattagcTTCAGCCTTGAAATGAAGGAATTTGTTTGGTACAGtataattttcattctcttcCTTATAGCGGAAAAGTTTATGGCCGGACGCATGATAAACTAATCGACCAACAAAACTGTCTCCAATGAACGAAGATAGCATTATGAATTAGAGTACTACTATACTAcgttattaaattattaagttATTAAGTTATTATGACAAGCATTTATACAAACTCTAGGTGCGcttttgcaataattgTGTATTAGTAATGCATAGCTACAAAGTATAAATATGTAAGCAACACAATAATTTCAGCAAGCCTTGATTTCCTTATCACGTTACTAAATGCGAAAAATTAAGCCTCGGCGAAGGATCCAAGACCAAAGCAAAGCAagaatattattgttaaatataaaataattagaaACTGAGAATCTTGTCTTTTACCTAACGTTTATAGATTTTAATAGTAATGAACGTGgtttaaaagaaaaagatctttcattaatttttcatagTATCCACGAATATCCggaatatattttgtgcagcatttattttattggCTTCCATTACTGAGCGCGCTGCTATCGATCACATGACACATTTCTAATATGCACTCAGACACAAAATTAAAACCATTAATAAGCAACCGACATTGAAAACATGCAACACCTTTCACTAATATGTACTCTACTTTTCTTGATGTATGGATTCTTACTAATGAAGATACAATGaaaaagtataaatatGTGTCAAATTGAAATGATTTAGTATTTCGTTAGTTTTCTTAAACATACAttagagaagaagaaatgactggaattcaaatttcatcattaaagaACACAGATTTGTTTAAGTCCTTAAAAGTTGGTCAGAATACTTTGTCTAACAAAGTAGTTTATCCACCAACCACCAGGATGAGAGCATTAGAGGATCACACACCATCTGATTTGGAATTAGAATACTACGGCTCGAGGTCTAAATACCCAGGGTCATTATTGATTGCGGAGGCTACGTTCGTTTCAGAACAAGCAGGTTTAAATGGTTCAGTTCCAAGTACATGGAATTCAGAACCGGCTGGTTATGTTCCAGGTATTTGGAATGAGAAACATGTAAAAGGGTGGAAAAAAATTACTGATAGAGTCCATGAGAACGATTCGTTTATTTCAAGTCAATTTTGGTTTTTAGGTAGGGTCGGCGATCCACAACTATTAAAGGACCATGGATTGGATTATGTTGCACCATCTGCAATTTACCCAGATCAAGATTTTAGAAACAAAGCTGAAGCTGCTGAAAATCCTCTTAGAGCCTTAACAGAAGAGGAAATTCATGAACTTATTTATGAGACATACACAAATGCGGCTAAGAATGCGATCGCTGCTGGATTTGATTATATCGAACTTCATGCAGCTCACGGATACTTGCTCGATCAGTTCTTGAACCCGGCTACAAACCAAAGAACTGATAAGTATGGTGGTAGCATCGAAAATAGAGCAAGGTTAGTTTTAGAATTGGTTGATCATTTAACAACTCTTGTTGGTGCAAGCAAATTGGCTATCAGAATTTCACCATGGGCCAAATTTCAAGGTATGGATGCTGAAAAAGATTCAACTCATCCTATCACAACATTAAGTTACGTCTTGCatgaattacaaaaaaGAGCAGATAATGGCAAGGGGCTTGCATATGTGTCAGTTGTCGAGCCCCGTGCTCAAGGGGGCgatgatgttgaaaagTCTCAACAGGTTGGTGATAATACATTTGTTGGACAAATTTGGAAGGGTGTTATTTTAAAGAGTGGAAATTATACCTATGATGCTCctaatttcaaaactttGTTGAATGATATTAGTGATAATCGTACCATGGTCGGTTTTGCCAGATATTACACTTCGAATCCCGATTTAGTCAAAAGATTATACGAGGGATGGGATTTAACTCCGTATGATAGACTGACTTTTTACGGTTCTAGTAACTGGGGTTATAATACATTTAATAGTTATAATGAAAATCGTGAATTTACTAAAGATGTTGAAAGCGATATATTGCCTGAAGCCATAGAAGAGATAGATGTCAAATAGATAATAGATATAGAATCATAGAAGATAATAACaatttggatttttttttttcgtaGTGTTAAATTAGTAGTTATTTGTAGTAAAGTGAAAATGCAATAAATGGTTCATATGAGCACTATCTTCTGCA
The nucleotide sequence above comes from Debaryomyces hansenii CBS767 chromosome A complete sequence. Encoded proteins:
- a CDS encoding DEHA2D00264p (no similarity); its protein translation is MLKSFVGLFLLCLSVGLAETFPSKAELEKLNATAKVTMLISNIPSEAHEYLRSGNGNRMPDTLFNQLEISQEFISAINNKKRNENFNALAFGFEDFDRILTNYSADATGVVKRAADLPVWVTPTRLKKYSFVTKYRLETARVWLIENWYDTKASFIDNITGFASLGTAIADMIIGSSGPECKGYIKWVEVDGLNWTCAVASWTSSGKKKCYTKGTGSMFSEPCDNSVQEANKRQMASFCLKGWNGGDFNADVRVMHPEITNANIWDLDCM
- a CDS encoding DEHA2D00308p (similar to uniprot|P38124 Saccharomyces cerevisiae YBR008C FLR1 Plasma membrane multidrug transporter), with amino-acid sequence MLSSFIGDSFVGRLVYHASGHKLFRYKEENENYTVPNKFLHFKAEANNEEGVKKDNIDPVSIKDEANEATLSSSKLGCNDLIIVDWESLTDPQNPKNWPLKYKIAIISQVCFLSCFVYLGSAIYTPGIDQLMLDLNTSYVLAILPLTMFVIGYGIGPMIFSPLSENAVFGRTSIYIVTLFLYCVLQIPVALAKDITSLSILRFLCGIFASPALATGGASIADILYLPYMPHGLAIWGFSCFCGISLGPFFGSILVVKDGWRWTFWFSLILSGICLIVLSLFLPETYDKTILFRKAKILREITGNKNIISKGEIENNAHTKKELVVEILWRPFEVTLLEPVVLLINIYISMVYSVIYIWYEAFPIVFTQTYKFTLVQTGTTYFTIMVGSLLGAIAYSTIIYHTFTKYLLADKSVKPEIFLFSSIIGSVLMPLGIFVFGWTSRSDYHWVGPIFGAIIFGMSALLNFQSLLQYLGVSFPRYVASVFASNDMFRSVIAGCFPLFARPLFNNLSNSSYPVAWGCTVLGFISLLMILIPVLFYINGHKLRAKSKFAGS
- a CDS encoding DEHA2D00330p (similar to uniprot|Q03558 Saccharomyces cerevisiae YHR179w OYE2 NADPH dehydrogenase or uniprot|P41816 Saccharomyces cerevisiae YPL171c OYE3), with the protein product MTGIQISSLKNTDLFKSLKVGQNTLSNKVVYPPTTRMRALEDHTPSDLELEYYGSRSKYPGSLLIAEATFVSEQAGLNGSVPSTWNSEPAGYVPGIWNEKHVKGWKKITDRVHENDSFISSQFWFLGRVGDPQLLKDHGLDYVAPSAIYPDQDFRNKAEAAENPLRALTEEEIHELIYETYTNAAKNAIAAGFDYIELHAAHGYLLDQFLNPATNQRTDKYGGSIENRARLVLELVDHLTTLVGASKLAIRISPWAKFQGMDAEKDSTHPITTLSYVLHELQKRADNGKGLAYVSVVEPRAQGGDDVEKSQQVGDNTFVGQIWKGVILKSGNYTYDAPNFKTLLNDISDNRTMVGFARYYTSNPDLVKRLYEGWDLTPYDRSTFYGSSNWGYNTFNSYNENREFTKDVESDILPEAIEEIDVK
- a CDS encoding DEHA2D00286p (no similarity), translated to MVQFVKKNVSSSKLSSSFISRFLEMQEEHGSSVALNSTRKLAEKTSN